One genomic window of Vulpes vulpes isolate BD-2025 chromosome 11, VulVul3, whole genome shotgun sequence includes the following:
- the LOC112926983 gene encoding olfactory receptor 10A3-like, whose translation MKRQNQSSVLEFILLGFSNFPELQEQLFGVFLAVYLVTLMGNAIIIIIICFEQRLHVPMYLFLQNLSVVDVSFSAVIMPEMLVVLTREKTSISFMSCFAQMYFILFFGGTECFLLGTMAYDRFVAICHPLSYPMIMNKRVFMKLVMFSWVSGIMVATVQTTWVFSFPFCGPNVINHLFCETPPVLELACADTFLFEIYAFTGTILIVMVPFVLILLSYIRILFAILRMPSATGRQKAFSTCASHLTSVTLFYGTASMTYLQPKSAYSPETKKLMSLAYSLLTPLLNPLIYSFRNSEMKRALMKLWRRRVDIHAF comes from the coding sequence ATGAAAAGGCAAAATCAAAGCTCTGTGCTTGAATTCATCCTCTTGGGCTTTTCTAACTTTCCTGAACTCCAAGAGCAGCTCTTTGGGGTTTTCCTGGCTGtttacctggtgactctgatggGAAATGCCATCATTATAATCATCATCTGCTTCGAACAGAGACTCCACGTGCCCATGTACCTGTTTCTCCAGAACCTGTCTGTGGTGGACGTGAGTTTCAGCGCAGTCATTATGCCTGAAATGCTGGTGGTCCTCACCAGGGAGAAAACGTCCATTTCATTTATGAGCTGTTTTGCACAGATgtatttcatccttttctttggTGGTACTGAATGTTTTCTCCTGGGGACGATGGCTTATGACCGATTTGTTGCAATCTGTCACCCTCTGAGCTACCCAATGATTATGAACAAAAGGGTTTTCATGAAATTAGTAATGTTCTCATGGGTCTCAGGGATCATGGTGGCTACTGTGCAGACCACATgggttttcagttttcctttttgtgGCCCCAATGTAATCAATCATCTCTTCTGTGAGACTCCCCCAGTGCTAGAACTTGCATGTGCAGACACGTTTCTGTTTGAAATCTATGCATTCACTGGCACCATTTTGATTGTCATGGTTCCTTTTGTGTTGATACTCTTGTCATACATTCGGATTCTCTTTGCCATCCTGAGGATGCCATCAGCCACTGGGAGGCAAAAGGCCTTTTCCACTTGTGCCTCCCATCTGACGTCTGTGACCCTCTTCTATGGCACAGCCAGTATGACTTATTTACAACCCAAATCTGCCTACTCCCCAGAAACCAAGAAGCTGATGTCATTGGCTTACTCACTTCTTACACCTCTGCTGAATCCACTGATCTACAGCTTCAGAAATAGTGAGATGAAAAGAGCTTTGATGAAACTATGGCGAAGAAGAGTGGATATACATGCATTCTGA
- the LOC112926984 gene encoding olfactory receptor 10A3 yields the protein MKRQNQSSVVEFILLGFSNFPELQEQLFGVFLAVYLVTLMGNAIIIIIICFEQRLHVPMYLFLQNLSVVDVSFSAVIMPEMLVVLTREKTSISFMSCFAQMYFILFFGGTECFLLGTMAYDRFAAICHPLSYPMIMNKRVFMKLVMFSWVSGIMVATVQTTWVFSFPFCGPNEINHISCETPAVLELACADTFLFEIYAFTGTILIVMVPFVLILLSYIRILFAILRMPSATGRQKAFSTCASHLTSVTLFYGTANMTYLQPKSGYSPETKKLMSLSYSLLTPLLNPLIYSFRNSEMKRALMKLWRRRVDIHAF from the coding sequence ATGAAAAGGCAAAATCAAAGTTCTGTGGTTGAGTTCATCCTCTTGGGCTTTTCCAACTTTCCTGAACTCCAAGAGCAGCTCTTTGGGGTTTTCCTGGCTGtttacctggtgactctgatggGAAATGCCATCATTATAATCATCATCTGCTTCGAACAGAGACTCCACGTGCCCATGTACCTGTTTCTCCAGAACCTGTCTGTGGTGGACGTGAGTTTCAGCGCAGTCATTATGCCTGAAATGCTGGTGGTCCTCACCAGGGAGAAAACGTCCATTTCATTTATGAGCTGTTTTGCACAGATgtatttcatccttttctttggTGGCACTGAATGTTTTCTCCTGGGGACGATGGCTTATGACCGATTTGCTGCAATCTGTCACCCTCTGAGCTACCCAATGATTATGAACAAAAGGGTTTTCATGAAATTAGTAATGTTCTCATGGGTCTCAGGGATCATGGTGGCTACTGTGCAGACCACATgggttttcagttttcctttttgtgGCCCCAACGAAATCAATCATATCTCTTGTGAAACCCCAGCAGTGCTAGAACTTGCATGTGCAGACACGTTTCTGTTTGAAATCTATGCATTCACTGGCACCATTTTGATTGTCATGGTTCCTTTCGTGTTGATACTCTTGTCATACATTCGGATTCTCTTTGCCATCCTGAGGATGCCATCAGCCACTGGGAGGCAAAAGGCCTTTTCCACTTGTGCCTCCCATCTGACGTCTGTGACCCTCTTCTATGGCACAGCCAATATGACTTATTTACAACCCAAATCTGGCTACTCCCCAGAAACCAAGAAGCTGATGTCATTGTCTTACTCACTTCTTACACCTCTGCTGAATCCACTGATCTACAGCTTCAGAAATAGTGAGATGAAAAGAGCTTTGATGAAACTATGGCGAAGAAGAGTGGATATACATGCATTCTGA
- the LOC112926985 gene encoding olfactory receptor 10A6, whose amino-acid sequence MKRQNQSSVVEFILLGFSNFPELQEQLFGVFLAVYLVTLMGNAIIIVIIALEQTLHVPMYLFLQNLSVVDMSFSAVIMPEMLVVLTRKKTSISFVSCFAQMYFILFFGGTECFLLGTMAYDRFAAICHPLSYPMIMNKRVFMKLLITSWTLGFMLGTVQTSWVSSFPFCGPNEINHISCETPAVLELACADTFLFEIYAFTGTILIIMVPFMLILLSYIWILFAILRMPSATGRQKAFSTCASHLTSVTLFYGTASMTYLQPKSGYSPETKKLMSLSYSLLTPLLNPLIYSFRNSEMKRALMKLWRRRVDLHTF is encoded by the coding sequence ATGAAAAGGCAAAATCAAAGCTCTGTGGTTGAATTCATCCTCTTGGGCTTTTCCAACTTTCCTGAACTCCAAGAGCAGCTCTTTGGGGTTTTCCTGGCTGtttacctggtgactctgatggGAAATGCCATCATTATAGTCATCATCGCCTTGGAACAGACCCTCCATGTGCCCATGTACCTGTTTCTCCAGAACCTGTCTGTGGTGGACATGAGTTTCAGTGCAGTCATTATGCCTGAAATGCTGGTGGTCCTCACCAGGAAGAAAACGTCCATTTCATTTGTGAGCTGTTTTGCACAGATgtatttcatccttttctttggTGGCACTGAATGTTTTCTCCTGGGGACGATGGCTTATGACCGATTTGCTGCAATCTGTCACCCTCTGAGCTACCCAATGATAATGAACAAAAGGGTTTTCATGAAATTACTTATAACATCATGGACCTTAGGCTTCATGTTAGGTACTGTGCAAACATCATGggtttccagttttcctttttgtGGCCCCAATGAAATCAATCATATCTCTTGTGAAACCCCAGCAGTGCTAGAACTTGCATGTGCAGATACCTTTCTGTTTGAAATCTATGCATTCACTGGCACCATTTTGATTATCATGGTTCCTTTCATGTTGATACTCTTGTCATACATTTGGATTCTCTTTGCCATCCTGAGGATGCCATCAGCCACTGGGAGGCAAAAGGCCTTTTCCACTTGTGCCTCCCATCTCACGTCTGTGACCCTCTTCTATGGCACAGCCAGTATGACTTATTTACAACCCAAATCTGGCTACTCCCCTGAAACCAAGAAGCTGATGTCATTGTCTTACTCACTTCTTACACCTCTGCTGAATCCACTGATCTACAGCTTCAGAAATAGTGAGATGAAAAGAGCTTTGATGAAACTATGGCGAAGAAGAGTGGATTTACACACATTCTGA